The Hevea brasiliensis isolate MT/VB/25A 57/8 chromosome 1, ASM3005281v1, whole genome shotgun sequence DNA segment TTTGACCTACCACTTGTATCTCCATCTCGTTGTCCTATGAATAAAAGAGAAGGGAGAAAAATTGTAGGCATAAATAAATAGCATAACCAATAAGACATCGATGCCTTAAGGCTAACTTTATATATTTGAAAAGGGCAAATAGAGAATCAATTGCATTGTCTTTTACCCTCAGCTTCATCTTCATCCTTGTCATCGTCATCATCATCGTCATCCTCATCATCATCTTCATCCTCGACCGCATCCTCAACCACAGGCTTATCAGACTTGATGAAATAACAATGTAAAGATTGCTATTAGTAGCCCATAGATGAAAGAACAGTATGGTAGAATGAAGCAGTATAACAGTGTTCTATATCATGAGAATTTGACAGCTATCAGCATTGTTGCCGCTGTTATGCACAGTACCGAAATAACTGATACAAAACAGATTTGAGCAATACTACTACAATCACCACAGTTCTCTAAGTAAACGACAAAAAGGGTGATTATCAGCTAAAGCAGATTCCATATACAGACTTCACAAGATAATTGAAAATAGAAAATAGTTTTTCAACTTGGTGACTTCAACCAATCAAAGGAAGAAAATATTTAAGACTAAGAACACAGTGTGCAACTACATGAAGCTAAATGCCCACAATTAGAATTTGAAAGATCAAAAGACATCACAAGAAGTAAATCACTTTAAGTGTACAAGCAGAGAACTTTCACATATTATCACCATTTAAGTTTTCTATCACAACTATGACAATTCCAGAGGAATTTTGTGACATATAGAGGCCCTATTCACATACAATTTAACAAATAAAAGCCATGTAAGAAGACAACTCATTCATTTATCATCTGTAAACTCAAAACCGAAACTTCCAATATCAACTTAATGTTTGAAGCAAAACACGTCAACAATAGAATAAAAACATGGAAATTGTTCCATTTGGAgaatgaagaaatgaaaattttgaagttttaaaaTACCTTTTAACACTAATCCCAGACTAACATCGGGCAACCAAAATAAGGAACAAGTAACAGTATCATATTAGATCTAACAAAAACAGAAGAACAAGAAATGATCCAGAGATCAATCACTATCCTGgtataaaaaatgaataaaaataactTGGGATCCCACTAGAAATTAATCAAAAGATGTACACAAACACATACACatacaaagagagagagaaagaggccgGCCGGGGGGGAGGGGGGCGGTGGGGAAGGTGGGGAATGAAGTGCTTACCTCGAGAATCTTTTGAGCTTCGAACTGAGCAGCGAGCTCTTCCTGGATCTCAGCAGTCATGGTTTGTTCTTGAGTAGGAAATTAGAATAGATAGAGAAAGTATCAGTCCGAACACAGAAAAACCCTAAAACCCCAGAGCCTAAGGATTCTATTACCATTAGCAGAGATGCAATTTATCGTCCGGGCCAGTTGAAATTACAAGACTGACATTCGCAATTTCGGCTGCGTATCGGGCTCCCATGGGCTTGGATTGAATGTCCGATTTACTACAAAAATGCTCCGTTTACTGACTCACCACACGAACAAAGGAATAAGGATGTCATGACCCGGTTTCGGTCTGATTCAAAATTGTTGAATATGAACAGATCAAGTAGGGCGGATTCCTATGGATCTGATTTGGTTATGGGCATGTTTAATAAcggttttgattttgattttaattttgattcaatATAAGTCaagataatttaataaaaatattttattttattttattttaaaagaaaaataaattaaataattatataaatcatCACATttaagttataaattaaaatagaaaaaaattataaaaaaaaagagtaCTTAAAGATAAAGGGTGCTTGATTTCGTTATGGAATCATGAAGAGGATAAAATATTGGATGGTCGAACACTTTtgtgaaaaaaattaaagaaaaaaaaagaagaagaagaaatatttaatttaatttggtttAATGATTAAAAGTATATCACTCATCTAATAGGTGTTAGGTTCGAGTTTTCACATTTCTAATctcctataaaaaaaaaaagaagaaaaagaagaaataagAATGCAGCGCGTAATATTTATAGGTACTCAATCCAATCGAATCCTAGTAGAAcggtttaaataatatataattgagtTGAAGAAGGATTTGAGTTTGAGAAATAATATTCATGGAGGTTTTAAGTTTTACATGCTAAGTATCCATTATTTgaacttatttatataaataattaattaaatataatatatattttttacaataaaatttatattttcttatattatatttaaacaaatagaatttaaatatcttataaaatttttaaatttttagaatataagttattaattaaacatttttatgtaaaatattgattaaaatatataaaactaaaCGATTTCGTATATTATTCAAGCAGTAATTGTAACacacctaatttttaaatttattattttgtggctaaatattgatattttattttatttaaattttagaaaattatttgaaatttttaggattttagaaatcgggttcgatttttaaaaaatataaaattttggtgatttttaaaaattaatttaaagaccacgtggcaaaactaaattatatttggactctacgaatttttctgaattttctagaattttttttctaaatctttgggcctcgttttttgtcccaagacagagtaaaaatttaaaattttgtattctgaattggATCAgccgaatcaaaccggaccgATCGAATCAGATCGGCCCTCTTTCCCTTCTCTTTTTCTTACCCCCGCACCCCGACACCCCTACTTCTCttccctttttctctctcctccctccaccCTTCGCTGGCCAGCCATCGCCCCAGCCTCCCCCACATACCGGTGCACCTCTAGGCCACCTCCCCGTCGCCGGCCGATGCTCCAGGCGATCGGAAAAAGTCGTGCGAAGTCCTCCCTGCGCACGCGCGTCGTTTCGTCTTCCCGGGCCAATTCCGACCGATATGGCCACCAATCAAACCGATCTTGTGTCAAAACCCATTTACACttcgagagcttttcatagacaccaagaacactaaaattCATTGAGCGGTTTAcccaatttttgtccgaaaaattttagcccatttcaatttttgggctaaatttttCTCAAACTGTGGACCCCaagagaaaactgagagtacagagtgctctactcgtcgagagcttcgcgacaatactaatttcaaaattttccgacaccgtttttcgatgggtcacGCAAAATTTTGTAGTATTTTTTTGaggattaaatgagcttagaaaatttcgtaaaaattatgtactaactcccgtgttgtgggcttcgtgtaggtaccttcaattggtGAAAATTCAACAGTTGTCTAAGTCTGTAAATTTCAGACCCGGCAAACAGGCTACCGAAAAATTTTCgaaattgggtcgagattttggctaccccaccattgtcaaatATCACGAGCGCGTTCCCggggtcagaattggcataggtaaacccgaaccttactttttcttaattatctagcgcttgaatttgattaaaaatctataaaatattcgtggtagcttaaaaaattataattttttttgcattagcttagtaataatgctaagaaccgcggggcaaagtgttagaatttttagagttcatttggatagtttttgcaaaaagggttaattataaggactaaactgtaatttttcacattgtgattgttgactgtttggatgggctcaggaggggctatgtgatgtgattgagttgtggatgtgcgatttgtggatatagaagtgcattttgagccattttgctggttgggtaggtcctaggtataagggagactctgccggattttcggcacgacttagaacatctttaatcttttcttagtttgtattgagtcaaatgtattaaataattataataaaattatcaggtgagccgggacagcctttctCCTCCGTCCAGCTGCCATAGTGATCTCaatttaagtctgtgagtaaaatattaattttaattgtaatttcgatattattatatgttcaagcatgcccatgcatcacttatgtatctatatagttaaacagtaggcacgttttatattgcattcataattgttgaagtgtaatggatgttgtttgtggtaatttggagcagtgtatgtgcgtggcgtgcgtgtggtatggtattggacatcaggacgggtagacacggcttgagagacactcgctgggaccccgcatttggtttattaagtgaaagtccggcttgagagacactcgctgccagagattggattaagagggttgtataggggatcaactcccatatatgtattgcttgacagtgttaagtgtgtgagtgctccaaattgcctttttgctattatgatatgaaaattatgaggatgttgcatttcactccacagggtgcattagctttttagatagttatagagattatgattaaaattggtattttactctctgagttgaacgctcacttctgttcatctattttttcaggctacaggaggattattttttgtggctaacctgctcttcttctccacaggtccattgatagtatttaatatactttgtacaattgagttaaattttagactccgcatgtgctagaaTAACttctttttattttgggcctatattataaaagttatgttggacctgtaaaattattaaccatATGCATGAtgtgattggatgagggagctgagctcctatttgagttatgacattttgattatatggagggtgagctgagctccccaatttattatatattgtgtttacaggttgggcgagtcaaaaactccccgttgaatagtccattttatggctggactctgtccggctgaattcttgaaattaggcccaaatgggccttagagttgggttgagtaatagttagacttactacgggtctcgggggctttagactggcccaaatcctaatgccggtccggcccataggttgggtcgtgacagtaaTAATGGTTAAACTCCCCCCAAGTCAATCCATTTATATTTAATGGTTAAACTCCTCATAGGcttataaaataagataaaattgtCTACAGTTCCAAGAATATAGAGCATCCGTGCTTGCTCATACTCATTCCACAAGGCAATCCTGGCCTCAGAGAGGCTTACTGAAAACAAAAGAGCAGCAACATAAGCAGGGATCAACTCACTTGAAGAAGGTGGCCATAAACAAGTGGAATTCTGCAGGTGTTGGCCaaatttatatttgacataaaATTTTTAGAGTTCAGGTAAAATTTGTATGCACAAATAGAAGTTCTAGAGCAACAAAAATCATTGGAATGGTTACACCCACAACTTAACAGACAAATATCAGCAACCTCTAAAATACTGACAATTTGACAATGGAAAAAAGAGAGTATTTATCATCAAATATGAATCCTTTCCTATCAAAGATCAAAAAGTCGCATAAAGATGTCTCTAATTGACTTTCCATAAAGGGAGGTCAGGCTGTTTTTCTTCTGTTTTTACTTGTTAGCCATGCATTTCAACAATTACAGcaaaaagatttaaaaaaaaaaaaatccaaaacaaaacaaaaggagTTGCAGTTGTTCTATATGCCTTGGTATAAGTTTGGAATAGACAATCTAAGTTAGGAGGAATTGGCCAGATCACTACTGGCACTTCAGGACCATCCACTCCCACCACCTGTGAAAGAGGAGCTCTTCCCAGATTTAGAACCCCATCCAGTAGTCCCAGCCTCTGTATCATTGTTAAAACCACCTCCACTACCACCAGAGCTGTTCTTATTTCCCCACCCACCATTCCCACCAAAGTTACTGCTTCCAACCAACCAGTCATTGCCGCTTGCAGCACCACTTCCGAGAATACCCTGTGAATCAGTACCATTCCTGCCCGGGTTGGCTCCATCATCATTCCCAGCTTTCCCAGACAGATTCCAACTGTTTCCACCAGAAGGGTTGGCACCCCAACTTCCACCACTTCCATTACCCTCAGAAAACATTCTCTTTCCATCACCATCCACACCTTTATCCTTAGGATTTGTGCTCCAGTTACATCCAAAATCACTTCCATTCCAACTGTTGCCATGCACCTGCCCCTGCCAGCTTCTGCCCCCAAGGCCATTCCCATTCCAGCTATCTCCATTTCGGTTGCTGCTGTCAGATGGCTCATTATCACTAGAGACACGTCCTGGTCCACATCCACGTCCTTGTCCTCGTCCTCGTCCTTGTCCTCGTCCACGTCCAGCCCCACGTCCATGGCCACGGCCACCATTTGGCAGAGGCAATCCACCTGGACGGCTATTTCTTTCATCTCCATCCCTACTATAATATTTTCTGCCTGTTAATGATAGAGAAGAAACATAGCAAAATTAGTTGATACATTGAACCACAAGAAATTGTTCCCATGTATACATAGCCAGGAATAGAGTGATATTCATTGCTACTCTTTAAAAgaatggaaaagaaaagaaaacactgaAATTTCAGCATTTCATGCCTACCTAATGGGATATGCTAATTGTTAACGTACCACAACAAAACAGTTATAATAGAAAAAGAGTCTAATTTTACCTCTGGAGCCAGTGGTTGAAGGTTCATCTCTGGTTGAATTTAACTGGCCTTGCCAACCTTCATTACCACTGCCCATGGATGCTCCAGTGGAATAACCAGATGAGGGATTTCCTGTTAGTGTTGGGCCATGCAGTAAATCATCAATGTGTCGTTGGAAATATGCCACAACCTGTTCAATCTTCCCAAAAATCTGCCTCCTAAATTTGAATCCCTCAGGCTGCACACCAATATATTCATGACGTAGGATTGTTCTTATGTAGGACAAGATGAAATTGCCAGGATGCTTATAAGAAATACCAAAACAGTAAACTATCCTCATTGGATGTTCTGACTTCTCAGCTCTTAAGAGCTCATCAACCTCTGCCTCTGAAGCCCTCATAAATTTTTTGAAGTTTATCATTGTCTTAAGGTGAGTTACCAATGGATTAACATATTGATCCATAACCTGCTTATGAAAATGAGGGAAATGGTTTTATTCCTGTCAGGAATCAACAGGCTTAAAAAATTCAATCAGACAAATACATGTTAAGAAAACAGCTAAAGAAGAAAGGTTAATTCAGTAACTACAGCAAATATTCAGACAGGTTAAACTACATTGTGAATCATCCTGAATACCAGAAATATATACTTCCTTAATTCATCTAATTTTGTATATATACCACATTGCATGTAAGACTCCAACAAAATTGCAATTCATTACACCCAAAGATAGCAAATTATCTCATAAATTCATTTATTCTTCAAGTCTTGAAAGTTGAAAATGACAAGTTCTCAATTATATTTTGCAAGGAAAATCCGCTGCATGCCTGATTTGCTCACTCAGTGCAGACAAAAATTTGATACATCAGAATTAGGAACTCATCAATATAATCACATGGATATAATGGTAAAGAAAAGCACATGAGACTGCACATAATAGCCTTTCAAGATAGCTGACATGAAAGCACTGACCTCATCTAAATCCCCAAAAATGCTATCTCCTATCTTCAATTTTTTCCCAATATGGAGCAAGCTTTTGATATCTCTATGGTCCTTCTGACCTTCAATGATGTCTTTGTGAGCATAAACTCCATCATAGACTTTCAGAGTTAGTACCAAATAATAGACGCCTCTTGGACTTGGATGAAAAACATATTCACCAATCTCCTTGTCAGAAAGGAACTAAGCAAAGTAGATGAATGCATCCCTCATCAGTAACatgcaaaattaatttaaattgcaAAGTGacaatatcataaaaataaaacatGACACTTCGAACTAACATACCTCTATTGCCTCGTCCCCAGTGATATTTTTAAAGCGTGGATGATTAATAGTCCTCTGCTTGGACTGTTTCTTTGCAAGGTCATTCTTGCAGGCTTCACCTTGCTGTCTTGACAATTTGTTCTTGCCTTCATGATAGTAAGGATCAATCTCACGAAAATTTTGATATCTGCAACTCTTCAGCTCACTTTCTTTGCAAGTTAGAAGCACTTGGAATCTACTCTTTTCAAGTTGTTTAATCTTGCAAGTAACGACATCACCTTCATGTAACTTGTCTGTCAAAGAAAAATCATCAGTCCCATCCAAAAAATCATCCTTCATTATTACTCCAGTCAATCCAAAGTCAAGAGCACAAAATGCTCGTTGTGATAGAACTCGGCGAACAGTAACCTGAATAATTCTTCCTTCAGCGAATGCATCCTCATTTTTGCCTGATATCAAAAAGAATAGCTCATCCTTAGTTGGTTTTTCATAAGGCTTACGAGGATCGAGAAATCCATGCAGCAGTTCATTTTTTATATCATGAAGAGTTTCTCTTTTGTTTTCTCCCTGTTCTATTGCATAATTATCAGCATAATCATCAATATCAAAGTCATTCAACAGCTGTGGATTGTTCTTAATGTATGTTAGGGGCTGTGTTTGAGCAACATCATTATGGACAGCCTTAGACAAACTTTCAGCAAGACCATATGACTCAGGGTGAATTCTTGTATCATCCAATAGACCAAATTCATTGGCAGCAGAAAGCAGCTGATTACCACGGACACGCAAAAAGCCTACTGCATTATAGAAAATCTTCTTTGATCTCAATCCACAGTCTGCCAAATCATATCGATTGTTAACCATTTTACCCCCAATTAATTCCCTATGTAGAAAGGCTGCTGTTTGAGGACCAAGCCCAGAGACAAATTGGAGGGGAGCTAAAAGCCAGTCGTGGCTCATTGTAAAAGTTACATCCATGCCTACCTGATTGGTAACAtccaccaataccatttcaatcATGTCATACTTCTCAACAGGAGTCAGAAAATGCTCCAAGGAGTTAAGCTTCCAAGAAACAATATCTTTCTGAGGTCCACACAGTGTTGCAATCATAGCCAACGGATTTTGGAGGTAACGCGCTAGAGCCACAGCTCGTCTAACAATGCCTATAAATTATAGGAGGCATAAGACTGGCTAATAATATTAAACTGAAGAAAACACCAAAGATACCTACGTAATTACCTTGTTGTCCAGGCAGTTGGGATGATGAAATCTTTGAATTTTCATAAAGCTGAGCAAATGATTCATCTCCGTAAACAATGTTGATTTTATCTATCATTTGGCCAATATCTGTAGTGTTTTCTTCCACCTGAAGTATAATCTGATCACAAAACAAAGAAGTCATATTTCAAGTTTCTCCTCAGATATACAAAACACACCAATGCCATAGCTGGAAAATACTGCAGAGCATCCAAACAGTGATTTATACTGATTTTAACTGCTGGAAAGAATACTTTATGGAAACAGTTTTAAGAATTAATCAAAGCGGGGCATATGTTGTACTTTATGaataaattctgaaaatttccatAGTGTCTCAGAAATTATAGGCAGAAGCCCAGATATATTTCGCTTTAAGCTATCTTTTAGTCCAATTTAACACCCTGTTTGAATTGGTGGATAGGTGGATAATAAGGAGGAGAGGAAAATAGGTTAGGAAACTGCCATGTGGATTCCATGAGTAACTTTCTCTCCAAATTGGAGAGAAAGTGAACAGTAAATAAATGAAAACATTTTTAtccttataataatttattttatttacatataaaaaggataaaatagatattttactattaaaaagctacttttcccttttattttcctttctaacATCCAAACAAGGGaaggaaaataatttttcatttacTTTTATTTTCCCTCCTTATTTTCCTCTCTTTATTTTCTTTCCCCTCAAAAAAAATTTCCCAAATATAGTGTAAAGAGAGCTTCAAGTATTAAGTCTTATATGATTTATTATTATGACAATTATTTGAATGCGAGTCATAAAAAAATGCTAAGAACATTAACAAGTCCAATAACCATAATATAGAGAGTTTTTGAATGCTTATCAACCAGTTGCTTTCTATTTTGTCATCATAATTTTCATGCTAACAGAAAAGACTCTCCTAAACAATCAAAGTAACAATCACTTCAAACATCGGCAAATTTAGACAAAATATTTGAAATTGGACAACTGCTTCCTAACCCAAAAAAATTGCATAAGAAAGAATGAAATAAAGATGAAGATTGTACAAAAACAAAAGTATGGATTAATCAACATAAATAGTGGAAAACATTCGTGTAAGAAGCATGTCAGAGTTATCCCACTGAACTCACTCAAGAATTATCATAAAACTTCTGGACAATTAGGGCTTCATCTAGCCACCCAGCCTAACTTATCAAAAAGAATAACTGCTATCAAACAATAAAAGAAAGGAAGTTTCAATATTTATGTGGAAAAATTAAAGTCCAAAGAGAAGTACATTCCTTGATCTCTAAATCTACAATAACTATAATCAAATGAGCAAGGAGTCAGTTTACAATAGTTTTTCCCATAAATACCACAAGAACATTGGGAAATTTTCTAATCTCTACTTCAAGCAAAAATTTTCATGCCATTCAAGGAAATAGGCACATAAACTATGATGCAATACACACTAATAGAAGATCATGTATAAATCCTAGCTAAGTAACTCATACGTACACCACTGCATGAAATTTAGGAGTGTATACCTCCTCAATATCATCCTTCAACCATGTGCAACACACATTAGCAGCACCAAGGACTATAACGTTTGGCCTATGATTTAATATGAACTTGAAGACACGTTGCTGGTCATATTTCTTCCGTTGCTGGTCAATAACATCCTGTGACCGCAGGCTAAGGGATCTGGCTTCCAACACATCAAGCAATTGTCCAGATGAATTCAACATTACAAATGTAATTGGTGGCTTTCCAGGACCCCAGCAGCAAGCCGCGACTCTTGGTGCAATACCTTCCTCCTGTCCAGCAGCGTATTCCTTCTGCTGATATGGTGCAATCGACACTCTGTTCCACAATTGCTTTCCATATTCCATAAGCAGCCAACTCTTTGCTCTGGTGATCAACAA contains these protein-coding regions:
- the LOC110667210 gene encoding transcription elongation factor SPT6-like isoform X1, with the protein product MMKDSKRKLVLIDEDDEHDDGVQVMDRKGENVILEDEDEEYDEDDLDEFENDGFIVDDEEEEEGEQGGKDRQKRKKKKKRKLVKDVILDDDDFELLRENKISGVVHSYNVGNEKFKRLKKAESSKNTADFGFSDDDASLYDGDAEEEEAVSSDKDDEMADFIVFDELGDKKGVPRQQRLRENKPQQVTLASSLEEAGCTFGNADEILKRHLVKIVKPDNFYEFELDNYTTMRDYSIIKENDVPERMQIFEEISGPAPVDEISRDEESSWILNQLAANINILLCKKKAQEESVMNIDLLKKINKEDIMRFLELRHLEKYDIPFIAMYRKEKCLSLLQDLEEDDIENKYDNDGIEGTRLKWHKILWAVNELDKKWLLLQKRKNALETCYNKRYEEESCTASDVVKFRWLEQQFDTIMKSLKLAETETDINDLDMKFMLHFPPPEEGIVSKFKLPKRRSEYSNCSKAGLWKLARKFGCSSEQFGLHLTLEKVGMEFWEDPVESPDVMASDFTCPMFETPEAVLNGARFMAAMEISCEPCVRKHVRRIFMDKAVVSTCPTQEGDKTIDSFHLFYGVKWLRDKPLDQFQEAQWLLILKAEEEKLLQVTINLPENVMNKLVTDSQEIYLTGSSHGSARLWDEQRKLIIQEAFLKVLLPSLEKEARALLITRAKSWLLMEYGKQLWNRVSIAPYQQKEYAAGQEEGIAPRVAACCWGPGKPPITFVMLNSSGQLLDVLEARSLSLRSQDVIDQQRKKYDQQRVFKFILNHRPNVIVLGAANVCCTWLKDDIEEIILQVEENTTDIGQMIDKINIVYGDESFAQLYENSKISSSQLPGQQGIVRRAVALARYLQNPLAMIATLCGPQKDIVSWKLNSLEHFLTPVEKYDMIEMVLVDVTNQVGMDVTFTMSHDWLLAPLQFVSGLGPQTAAFLHRELIGGKMVNNRYDLADCGLRSKKIFYNAVGFLRVRGNQLLSAANEFGLLDDTRIHPESYGLAESLSKAVHNDVAQTQPLTYIKNNPQLLNDFDIDDYADNYAIEQGENKRETLHDIKNELLHGFLDPRKPYEKPTKDELFFLISGKNEDAFAEGRIIQVTVRRVLSQRAFCALDFGLTGVIMKDDFLDGTDDFSLTDKLHEGDVVTCKIKQLEKSRFQVLLTCKESELKSCRYQNFREIDPYYHEGKNKLSRQQGEACKNDLAKKQSKQRTINHPRFKNITGDEAIEFLSDKEIGEYVFHPSPRGVYYLVLTLKVYDGVYAHKDIIEGQKDHRDIKSLLHIGKKLKIGDSIFGDLDEVMDQYVNPLVTHLKTMINFKKFMRASEAEVDELLRAEKSEHPMRIVYCFGISYKHPGNFILSYIRTILRHEYIGVQPEGFKFRRQIFGKIEQVVAYFQRHIDDLLHGPTLTGNPSSGYSTGASMGSGNEGWQGQLNSTRDEPSTTGSRGRKYYSRDGDERNSRPGGLPLPNGGRGHGRGAGRGRGQGRGRGQGRGCGPGRVSSDNEPSDSSNRNGDSWNGNGLGGRSWQGQVHGNSWNGSDFGCNWSTNPKDKGVDGDGKRMFSEGNGSGGSWGANPSGGNSWNLSGKAGNDDGANPGRNGTDSQGILGSGAASGNDWLVGSSNFGGNGGWGNKNSSGGSGGGFNNDTEAGTTGWGSKSGKSSSFTGGGSGWS
- the LOC110667210 gene encoding transcription elongation factor SPT6-like isoform X2 — protein: MKTKSMMVQKQDDLDEFENDGFIVDDEEEEEGEQGGKDRQKRKKKKKRKLVKDVILDDDDFELLRENKISGVVHSYNVGNEKFKRLKKAESSKNTADFGFSDDDASLYDGDAEEEEAVSSDKDDEMADFIVFDELGDKKGVPRQQRLRENKPQQVTLASSLEEAGCTFGNADEILKRHLVKIVKPDNFYEFELDNYTTMRDYSIIKENDVPERMQIFEEISGPAPVDEISRDEESSWILNQLAANINILLCKKKAQEESVMNIDLLKKINKEDIMRFLELRHLEKYDIPFIAMYRKEKCLSLLQDLEEDDIENKYDNDGIEGTRLKWHKILWAVNELDKKWLLLQKRKNALETCYNKRYEEESCTASDVVKFRWLEQQFDTIMKSLKLAETETDINDLDMKFMLHFPPPEEGIVSKFKLPKRRSEYSNCSKAGLWKLARKFGCSSEQFGLHLTLEKVGMEFWEDPVESPDVMASDFTCPMFETPEAVLNGARFMAAMEISCEPCVRKHVRRIFMDKAVVSTCPTQEGDKTIDSFHLFYGVKWLRDKPLDQFQEAQWLLILKAEEEKLLQVTINLPENVMNKLVTDSQEIYLTGSSHGSARLWDEQRKLIIQEAFLKVLLPSLEKEARALLITRAKSWLLMEYGKQLWNRVSIAPYQQKEYAAGQEEGIAPRVAACCWGPGKPPITFVMLNSSGQLLDVLEARSLSLRSQDVIDQQRKKYDQQRVFKFILNHRPNVIVLGAANVCCTWLKDDIEEIILQVEENTTDIGQMIDKINIVYGDESFAQLYENSKISSSQLPGQQGIVRRAVALARYLQNPLAMIATLCGPQKDIVSWKLNSLEHFLTPVEKYDMIEMVLVDVTNQVGMDVTFTMSHDWLLAPLQFVSGLGPQTAAFLHRELIGGKMVNNRYDLADCGLRSKKIFYNAVGFLRVRGNQLLSAANEFGLLDDTRIHPESYGLAESLSKAVHNDVAQTQPLTYIKNNPQLLNDFDIDDYADNYAIEQGENKRETLHDIKNELLHGFLDPRKPYEKPTKDELFFLISGKNEDAFAEGRIIQVTVRRVLSQRAFCALDFGLTGVIMKDDFLDGTDDFSLTDKLHEGDVVTCKIKQLEKSRFQVLLTCKESELKSCRYQNFREIDPYYHEGKNKLSRQQGEACKNDLAKKQSKQRTINHPRFKNITGDEAIEFLSDKEIGEYVFHPSPRGVYYLVLTLKVYDGVYAHKDIIEGQKDHRDIKSLLHIGKKLKIGDSIFGDLDEVMDQYVNPLVTHLKTMINFKKFMRASEAEVDELLRAEKSEHPMRIVYCFGISYKHPGNFILSYIRTILRHEYIGVQPEGFKFRRQIFGKIEQVVAYFQRHIDDLLHGPTLTGNPSSGYSTGASMGSGNEGWQGQLNSTRDEPSTTGSRGRKYYSRDGDERNSRPGGLPLPNGGRGHGRGAGRGRGQGRGRGQGRGCGPGRVSSDNEPSDSSNRNGDSWNGNGLGGRSWQGQVHGNSWNGSDFGCNWSTNPKDKGVDGDGKRMFSEGNGSGGSWGANPSGGNSWNLSGKAGNDDGANPGRNGTDSQGILGSGAASGNDWLVGSSNFGGNGGWGNKNSSGGSGGGFNNDTEAGTTGWGSKSGKSSSFTGGGSGWS